Proteins encoded within one genomic window of Denticeps clupeoides unplaced genomic scaffold, fDenClu1.1, whole genome shotgun sequence:
- the LOC114778302 gene encoding stromal membrane-associated protein 1-like, translated as MVSNPLPISTNTTLPQVQPTSNKVPAAAAAAPPPAGVPSGAAGAGTAPPAQGDLDLFSESGGSGAKADDSAKKPLSKDSILSLYGSSTINQQPTQAAMFMGASQMQFSAQPQPGFQAFPGMSGAMPPTTMMGAVMGQNTGMMVGMTMPNGFMGNPQAGVMGLAPGMMGAQGGAMAAGVVPPQNMYAMQPGQTPQWNMGQMNQQMSGMNLNGSGAAMAFGQPGAPMGGWVGPPSGQTLSTQLWK; from the exons ATGGTGTCCAACCCTCTACCCATCTCCACCAACACAACCCTGCCTCAG GTGCAGCCGACCTCCAACAAAGTCCCTGCGGCCGCAGCCGCCGCGCCCCCCCCAGCCGGAGTCCCATCGGGAGCCGCCGGGGCCGGGACCGCACCTCCAGCCCAGGGGGATCTGGACCTGTTCAGCGAGAGTGGCGGCAGCGGCGCCAAGGCAGACGACTCGGCCAAGAAGCCCCTCAGCAAGGACTCCATCCTGTCCCTGTACGGCTCCAGCACCATAAACCAGCAGCCGACGCAAG CGGCCATGTTCATGGGGGCGTCTCAGATGCAGTTCTCTGCCCAGCCACAGCCCGGATTTCAGGCCTTTCCCGGGATGAGTGGGGCCATGCCACCCACCACCATGATGGGCGCAGTGATGGGCCAGAACACCGGCATGATGGTTGGCATGACGATGCCCAATGGCTTCATGGGAAACCCCCAAGCTGGCGTAATGGGTCTAGCGCCAGGCATGATGGGAGCTCAGGGAGGGGCCATGGCCGCCGGGGTGGTGCCACCCCAGAACATGTATGCCATGCAGCCTGGCCAGACACCACAATGGAACATGGGACAG ATGAACCAGCAGATGTCTGGGATGAACCTGAACGGCTCCGGAGCCGCCATGGCGTTCGGCCAACCTGGAGCTCCCATGGGGGGCTGGGTGGGCCCGCCCTCCGGCCAGACCCTCAGCACCCAACTCTGGAAGTGA